The sequence ACCTATAAAAATATAATAAAAAGATAAATATTGATTAGTTATTTGGAGTACAGAATGGATTATGAACTAGCTATTATTGGTGCAGGTCCTGCAGGTTATTCCGCTGTAATTTATGCGGTTAGATCAGGGATAAAAACTGTTGTTATAGACAAGGGCATGGGTGGTGGTCTAGCAAGTTTGTCACCCAAGATTGAGAACTATCCAGGTTTCGAATCAATATCTGGACTTGACCTTATGGAGAAGATGAAGCAGCATGCTAGTAAATACACTGACATCCATTTTGGTGAAGAAGTAAAAAAAATTGAGAAAAATGGTGATAAATTTAGGGTTATAACTAGTGATAAAACATACACTGTAAAAGCTGTTGTTTTATGTACAGGAACAGATTATCGGAAGTTCAATGTACCTGGTGAGAAGGAACTAACAGGTAAAGGTGTTTCTTATTGTGCAACATGTGATGGTTTCTTTTTCAAAGGGAAAAAAGTCGCTGTTATTGGTGGTGGGAACTCAGCTCTCATCGAAGCAATTTTTTTGAAACAGATAGGATGCAAAGAAGTATTTTTGATTCACAGGCGTGACCAGTTACGCGCTGAACAAGCCTATCAAAATGAAGCAGTAGCAAATGGTGTGAAAATAGTTTTTAACACACATGTTGAAAGTATTCATGGAGCTGAAAAAGTTGAATATCTGCAAGTTCGTAATGTAAAGACAAACCAAAAATCCAAAATTTTTGTTGACGGGGTTTTTATTTCAGTTGGTGAA comes from Candidatus Thermoplasmatota archaeon and encodes:
- the trxB gene encoding thioredoxin-disulfide reductase, translating into MDYELAIIGAGPAGYSAVIYAVRSGIKTVVIDKGMGGGLASLSPKIENYPGFESISGLDLMEKMKQHASKYTDIHFGEEVKKIEKNGDKFRVITSDKTYTVKAVVLCTGTDYRKFNVPGEKELTGKGVSYCATCDGFFFKGKKVAVIGGGNSALIEAIFLKQIGCKEVFLIHRRDQLRAEQAYQNEAVANGVKIVFNTHVESIHGAEKVEYLQVRNVKTNQKSKIFVDGVFISVGEEPQNMLAKQLGVKLDEKGFVIVDKQQRTNIKGVYAAGDITGGLRQVITACAEGAIAALTSTEVLGKKYPY